A segment of the Zingiber officinale cultivar Zhangliang chromosome 8B, Zo_v1.1, whole genome shotgun sequence genome:
caataaaatttatttttgatctttctagaaataagaaaaaattatttcGAAAACATTATaaaatgaattcaatttgaaatgtAAATTCCAAAACAATAATTTGGAGTCACCCGTAACATCACCGATTCACCTCCTTATTCGACCGGTTCAACCTTTCAACTGGCGAATCGCGGGGTCCACGGTTCGTTGTGCCAGCTTACTATCCCAGTTCGGTCACGTCGTCAAATCCCGAATCCAAAGCACCGGAGAGAACGTAAGTTACGACCGGAACGCGAAGAGGAAGACGCAGCGGCAAAGCGAAGGAGAAGAGGATCAAATCGAACGACCTCTTGCATTTGTAGTAGAGGAGATCGCCGCCCGCAGATCGAGATGCTGCCGGACACGGAGGACGAAGAGAAGTGGCTGGCCGAGGGCATCGCCGGCGTTCAGCACAACGCCTTTTACATGCATCGCGCCCTGGTTCCGTCTATCCCACCCCCAGTTACTGATTTGGAACCCTAACTGTTCTCGTTCTCTTCTGATCCGTATCCACCTCCGTCTTTTAGGATTCCAATGATTTGAAGGACGTGCTCAGGTACTCGGTTCAGATGCTCTCGGAGCTACGGACCTCCCTTCTCTCTCCGCACAAATACTATGAACTCTGTATGTAGAATGCGTATTTCCAATTTATCTTGATCCTTTTGGATAATGAGTCGTgtcaaaatttgattttgatgggTTTATGTTTTGGGATTGAGAAGATATGAggcaagcccatgagtgaaattattctagaagaaatgagagaggacacgctcactttagtaccaatggtcacaagatgaaatatcacaagaaatcgcaaatacatatcacaaatgatacacaactacggACAGTGCCTTGTCAGAGGGGAGGGCTgggtgaggcaacctgaaagattcatgttttgggagagtcttagACTTGATctcaggtaaacatgaacttgatcgccgaacatatgacgaagcactcaagTGAAGTATTATATTCATGAATAAAATTCATAAATAATCTATGTATCTCGACAAAGTCCGGAGCCAGAGAACTATTAAATGGTGAAAAGGCTGGATGTAAAATGGATCTgccaaaaggaaaagagggatgtaTTTGGAATGTGGAAactcaaagcaaggcttagctaTAAGGGGTATATCGGGGTGAGGAACCGATACGCAGGGAAACTTTTTCACAAGAGGCTATGCTTAAGTCCATTAGAGATCGAACATTCCTCATTAAATGTTAACTGTTTAACTGACTCAGGCCGCTAATGATTGTGATCTGGAACCTATTGCTTATGAATTCTTCACTCAAGCATTTGTTTTGTACGAAGAGGAGGTTGCAGTAAGTAAAGTTCAATGAATTTATGTCATTCTTAGGCAAGCAAAGTTCAATTAATACTCAATGACTTTATTTCAATTAAAGGGTACCTCAATATCTTTATTTTGGCAGGACTCAAAAGCTCAAGTCACTGCCATTCACTTAATTACCGGAACTCTTCAGCGGATGAATATATTTGGAGTTGAAAACCGAGATACGCTTACACATAAGGCCACAGGGGTGGGATCTTACTTTTCCCTGCATGAATAGCTGTTGCTTCCCACTTTTATTTTAACTCATGATGTGCTAAAGTTGGCATGCTGACTCACATCATTCTTCTCTCCAGTATTCGGCGAAGCTTTTGAAGAAGCCTGATCAATGTAGAGCAGTTTATGCATGTTCTCATTTATTTTGGGTTGACGATCAAGATGGAGTTAAAGATGGTGAAAGGTGAATAATATTTATTTTGACCTGGTTTTGGCTCCACCATTCCAGAAAGTAGTGACTAATGATTGTGTACTTCACACCCAAAATTTTAGGGACTAATGTCTTTCCTTTACCAATTTCAAATGCCATATTTTAAGTCTTTGACCGTTCGCACCATGACTCCTCCTGGGATAAAAATATTAGCCCCTGCTTTAGTAAGTTTGCATAGCGTGGTCATTGGTTATACTCAGTCCAATAGATTTCTGTGATGCACAAATGGTTAGTTTCAGTTTGCACAGTTCCATTTTCATTGTTGAACCCATGGTTTCAAGTATCAACCAGTGTCGTCTGGCATGCTATAATGTATCATATTAGCCATCAACTGATGTGATACTGTGTCAACGTCGGTAAATGCCACTGTGTTGCCCATGTCGACATGGTTTTAGTAGCACCAACAAAGACAGGGTTGTATTGTCCAGTATTGTTGAAATCAGCTGAGACAGTAGGATTTTTTTCCTAGAGTTTGTCTTTTGATTCCATTTGATCATGGGACGAGATGAAACACTAAGAAAAGTGGCGTAAGAGGAGATATACCATTGAAGCATCAATAATAGTGAATAGGAGGGGCAATCAAGTTGGAGAAACTGAAATGTATCTATATCTTGTTCTTAAATTTGTTACAGTTTCAAATGTGGCAATCCAAGTCCAACTCACAATGAATACCAACATATCTTTATAGACACGTGAAGAAATCACTCCTAATCCCAAATATCCTTGGAGCAGCATTGAATGCGCTCATTTATGTATTACGAAGGTATAATCAGTAGTTGGTGAGATGCTTTGTTAATTTTGTTATCGGTTAGGACTCTATAGAATTAAGGCTTGTTTAAGTTGATCTCGAAATGCCTTGGCCGAGGACTGAAATTTTGACATGGCACAATATTTTGAACCTCGGTTGAACCTACAGATAGTTTGTGTATATGTAGTTTAATGCCATATTTATAAGGTCAAAGACGAATAGGGTGAGTATTTTTAGTTTTGTTGGACTTCGATGTACAGAATCTAGAGTCTGACTTGAGCACAGAAGTTTTACCAGTACATGGCTGTTTCTCAGCATTTTCTTTGAGTTCTTCGCATCTTACAATGTCAGTATCTTAGAATGTTTTCTTGATCCTTCTGCACCTTATTGTTCAGGGTTCTCCTTTGCTTAAAGCGGGCCTTGAGAATCGCAAATGCCGCACAACAAATGGCAAATGCGACGAGGGGCAGTGGTGACCCGGTGATGTTGTTCATTGAAATATTGAACAAGTAACGTGATCGATCGATCAAAGAACATGATGTTTGGCATTTATCAAAGGCGAATCCACCCGCCTTTCCTTTTCTAAATTATTCTGCTCCTCTTTCTGCAGGTACCTTTACTTCTTTGAGAAAGGAAATCCCCAAATTACAAGTTCTATACTGCAAGGTCTGATTGAACTCATCAAAACTGAGACGCAAAGTGACACCTCGTCAGATCCCTCAGCCGATTCCTTCTTCGCTAGCACACTGCGATACATCGAATTCCAGAAGCAGAAAGGTGGCGCTACTGGTGAGAAGTATGAACCCATCAAAACTTGACTGCAGCTTAAAGATATTCGAATCAAGTCAAATTTTCATCATCAAACCAACTCGATGGAGGAACATAAGCCACCGAAATTCGTATTTACTGTGACGGTGATGAATCGATTTTGAAAATCAACAACAACAGGTAGCAaggttttgtttttgtgtttaccATTTTTAACAGATTGATTGTTCATGTAACCAACATAGGAAGAACTAGGAAGCATCCATTTCAAGTATAATCGCTGGTGAAGAAATTAATTATCTTGTAATAATTGTTCTTTGAATATGTTGATGAAATATTAATTATgcaattctaaattaaaattttagtaaaaTATTTTGTTTTCACCAATTGTTGCTATTgataagaattgaagaaaatttatttatgttcgtttgttttttttttttaaaaataattaattaattaaacactAATAAACTAGCTCATATCTGTAATTATTAACTATTTATAATATGAGAAAagcaatatatataataaaaatattgtttgaattatctatttttttaatataatattgaGCTCGATAAGCAGCTCGATCGTCCACAGCCCTGTCTCTTCCCTCGTGGGCGATGGTGAGCGGGGGATCCTGTGCGGCCCTGGATGGAGGAAGCGACGAGTGAGCGGTAGCGTCGACGGCTCTCGCCGGCGATTGCGCTGAAGACGATGGATGACGGCAGCGGCGACAATTGCGGAGATTGGGAAGATCGCGCAGGTACACGTATTCTGTGTAAGTGTATTCATGCCTTCCACGATTTTCTTCGGTACAAGGTGCTCCTTTCACGTCGATTCTATTCAATTcataaaaatgatttcaaatctCTCAATCCCGTGCCCTATTTTAAACCGCTTCCTTTGTTCTGATAGtcacggaggaggaggaggaggataagCACGAGTCTATCGTATCATTTCTTTCTCATAAAGGTTGGTGCACGATCGATTTCTTAGTCTTGTTGGTATTTTGCAGAAAGATTGGGCCTTTGATGAGTTTCTGATAGATCTGAAGTCAAAAAACCACAGAAGTAACTTTGTTTTTATTTTGAGAAACTGTACGGGATCACAAGAATGCATAGGATTTCTCTCTTATCGCCTGATTCTTGTTTTGTTACCTAGTATTGATTTTAGTTCTTCTTCGGGTCAAGTAAGATTGATTCTTATTTGTCTTCTAAAGTGTGTGAATGATAGTTTCTACGGGCAATGCCCGGATACCAATAATTGCCTTGCTTTTATTAGAGTTATGATATAAAAGATGTTTGTGGTATTTGGAACGAATCGCTTCTTTGTTTTTTCCACTTTTTGTTATTTTTGGTTGATGTGAAGCTTTTATATTTGGTATGATTTTAGTAGATCGAAGGATCATAGCAAACAAATGGCGGGCACTGTGTTCACTCCCTCACTGGAAGGAATGAAGCACGTCAAGTCAGAGAATGGCATTATGTTAACAAAGCATTTCCTTGATGTGTGCAAGCTCATCCTGCCAGTTCTAGGTACCTTGTTCTCTTCACTCTTGTTTCTCCCTAAAACGAAGAATTGCAATGAAATTCTTGGATTCTACTTTGTTTTGATTCAGGCTAAGTTGAATCAGAATTGCATTAATTCCTAATGTCTTGATGGGTTGCTACAAATGAGTTGTGTGTACACAATAATACCTTGCAAGACATTAACTGAATTTTTGGTAGCTCAGTGGTGTATGTGGAATGCAGTTGATATCTTGTTTCGATAGATATGCGCATTATTTCTTTTTCTATGCTGTTAGATTTGTTTCTTGTCACCAATGTGATAGGGAGTTGTTAATTTTGACTTATTTGTAATATCTTTTCAAtcacctttttaaaaaaaaaaaaaacttttcaatcACCTGAATATAGTAAAGATTGTTAGTTGATAAAATATCACAACACTACATGAATCCACCATAGCTCACCTATAGTGATCCTTGTGTTACTTTTCAATATAGACACTCTTAATTCTGTCACCTGACAATGTTGTTAAGAAACAAATGTTTGGATGATCACTCAATCTGAAAAATTCATTCTTGCAGTATCTTGTTATATTTTCCCTCtaactttgatattttttttgcCAGATAATTTCGGAACTGCTCTGGCTATTGTGAAGTCTGATATTGGGGGCAATATTACGGTGAGACTTTCTTATGAATTAGTTGTATTGGATAGTAAGGATTTTTGTAACTTTGTTTCCCAATTTCAAATAaatagtcttttttttttttttttttttccaaaaatccaGTTATCATCACTTCTTCCTATAAGGGATCTAGCCATATTGAGGCTCAATTGATCCCACTGAAATTTCCTAAAtaatagataaattttaaaatcaaaatatttCCACTTTGTCATGTTTGTGTGGGCATACCCTTAATCGTTGTCATATAGAAGGTCTCTGATGAAAGATTTTGCACCTTTCAACTTGGGGTTTATTGGAAGCAATACATATTCCCTGATACTACGGAAAGTTTTATGGTTGAAGTGTTTAATTTTTCAAGTTCAACCAAAAAATTTAGATAATTAGATTGCATCATTTAGACTTGATTCTCCTGTGGTTCCTGATTAAACCAATCGATTATTGTTCAACTGATTATATCTGCCaatgaaaactataaaaatagCATTTTTTTTTGGGAATATCAGATTGCACTCTACTTTTAATTTTAGCTATAACCAATGTATTGATGTCAAATCCTGGGTATTCAACCTTAAAAATTGAATGCCGATAAAATGACTTTATTTAAGTTTGTTTTCAGTTAATGATATTTTTTTGTAAATTCATTTATTAATAATTGAGGCTTATTCATTTCCTTTTTTTTCCAGTTTTATCTAggtttattataattatttttatataaatttattagtaAGTTGACCCTAAATTTTTTAGCTATACCATTGAATCATAGTTTACCTATTTGTTCTTGCAGAGGCTCGAAACCAAATATAATTCTGATCCATCCAAGTTTGAACATCTCTACAGTATGGTGCAAGTAGAGGTAGATTCTAAAACAGCGAAAGGTTCTTCAAGTTGTACCAACGGCCTTCTGTGGCTAACAAGGTCTGCTATTTTCTTAATTGTGATAAGACTCTAAATTAAACTTCTCAAATAGTATTTTCATATGGTAGATCCTAGAAAATAGACATTGGTTTCCTATGTTGACATAGGATATTTGTTTCAATTTAAACGATGATGCAGATTCAAGAGAAATGTGTTCATGTGACCTCGGTGGACTGGAAAGTAATGAAATGTATGTCATGTAAGCTTCTCTTGGATACATTAGTAGACCAATCAGAAGTTGGGACCTTTATATGCACCACCATTTTTTAAAGCAACTTGAATTAATGTAGCACTTCGATTCCTCCTCCTATGGTCGAGACACAACATATTAAATAGTAATTTGCTAAATTTATTATTAGGCTTGGACATAAATTAGGCTCATAGCTGGATCAATGTAAGTTGAGCTCGGTCAAGGCCAATTGAGCGTCTTATCTAAATAGCCTGAGGTGACTGAAGTTTGTCGAGGCACCTTAAGTGGTTGTTAAATTTGGACAAGGTGGGATGCACTTTGGCCAGGGTAGTGGTGACTTCTTAGGGATGAGTTTATCTCTCTCGAGGTGGAAGTTGGTGTTGAGGTATAGGTGAGCTCGTCCAAGGTGGAGTGCCACTACAGATGTGCTGTACTTGCAGGGCGGGAAGGAGGTTTAGGCTTGaggctttgttttttttttttgtgtctcTTGGTCTTCTATAAACTAGTGCACTGCTCGACTATGCAAAGTTGGcaggctctctctctctctctctatgtgTGCTGTGGTTGTCTAAAAAGGTTGTGAAAGATGTTTTATCATTGTAAACCATGGTAATTGAGTGTTGTCCAATGTTAGTTTGAGAAACTCAGTGAACCATGCATGGAATCGAAAACATGAAGACACTCAACTTTGATCTTGGTTAATCCTCCTATAGTTCACTACAGAGTTCATATCCTATAGATAGAGATGTTTCTCAAGCCGTTAAGAGCTGGCCCGACgattagtttttttattataaCTTAGAAACTTAGGACAGATGGATTTATCTTGATGCAAACATTTATTCTCGAATGCATCATAAGCATTAACCAGAAAAGGATTTGCATGCTCTTATCTGGATCACGGTTCACTTTTTAAGGCTGAAACTTTGGCAATCTGAACCTTTTTCAGATTTGTCGTCGATAAATCAAAGAAAGTTTGTAATGGGAAACAAACAAAAAACACTCATTTTGCATTTCATACACTGCGTAAGTCTTCGAAAGGGTTCTGAATACTTGGTGTCTTTCCTGCATTCTTACAAGCCAAGCTAAACTTTTCCCCCCATGATTTCAGCTAGCAAATGAATTTGTGATATATGTTCTTTCAGAGCAATGGACTTCCTAGTGGAGCTATTTCAGAACTTGCTGGATCATCCAAACTGGACAATGACACAAGTGTGCGATGATTCCTACACAAAGACCTTAAAGAAATGGCATGGCTGGCTTGCCAGTTCTAGCTTTTCCGTAAACATGTTACCGCCATTTCTGTTCTTATGTTTTCCCCTTCCAATTATTCACCGACGAACTTCCTTTCAGATTGCTATCAAACTTGCTCCTGATAGAAAGAAGTTCATAGAGCTCATCGGCGGATCTGGCAACCTCAATGCTGACatggatcatttttgtaaaacatTTGCTCCTCTTCTCGCAGAGAACCACAGCTTCCTTGTATGAACCCTAAACTTGATTATCATCCTCCAATAAATCTACACGAACTGACATAACTTGCTGCTTTCCTCTTCGTGAAGGCCAGTGTCGGCTTCGACAATATGAAGGCTTCTTGATTGCAACAGCTAAGTTTGCTCTGTGTCACACATTACCTTCTTTTTGCCGCCTATTTTGTTTCGGTTTCTcaactataaaaataatgaaagagacAGTCAAATTGTACATGGCATCTGTTGCCATTTTATCACTTTTGTAGTGTAAAAATTGGTTTTATCTTCTGAAGTATACACCTATTTTTCAGTCAGTGAATAGTGAGGTGTGTTGCTCTTATCATAGCTCAAAATACCACCAATTCATGATCTTTCATTGTAAACTCGTGTAGTTCTTTGATAGGAAACATAGTTTGTAAGTAGGTAAAGTAATTGTATATTCGGAAAATTTTATGGGAGGATAGAAAAAAAATGAAGGTTTTAGTAGGCTTAGTTTACTTGCCGAGAGAGGGAcgaggagaggagagggaagtGCAATCCAATGGTGTTGTTTACTTGAGTAAAggaaacaagaaggaagaagaaaaaagaggAATTTGTTTACTTGATTAAAGGAAAGAGGAAGACAAAAGGGGTTAAGTTTTGATCCACAAATAGTTTACAATGACCATCTAATTTTTATCCCATTAAATGAGATTGACTGTATGAATCTTCTTGCACCATTAAACACTATTCCCTATTATGTCCttattatatttaaatatttttttaattttattattgcaaatcaaattttttttatcaccCTCTTTTTCAATTAATGTATATATTTATCATGATATCATATTACTTAATTAGAGCATTTATTAATTGTCTAAATATATGTAAATATTATCTTAGATGCAtctcttaaaattttctttaatggaTTGtgtcctaattttttttaatgttttcatttcttattggTCTATTTTCATATGTCCACAAATTCATTTTAATATCGATTTTCATTTTTTCTCATGTGCTCGTTTCACAATTCAATATTTAATGTCATATAATATAGCAGATTTAACCATCATTTTATAAAATCAAAAGTTTAGTAGATCAAAATATCAAAGATTTAATTCTTCTCCTGCTGGATGATCTGTCCATTAACAAGCTTGATGGATTGCATCAACTAAATTTTCTATATTTCTTTAGCTTGTCCTTTCCATTTCTGTCTTCTCCTTGAAGACGTTTCTAGCCGAGATCTTGGCCTCTTTCATTTCAAATCGATGCTCTATTTGCATCGCAATTTACCTGAGGAAACTCCATTCCAAGCTACTCCTCAAAACCCATCTATCAACTTTGAATTGGCCTAGTTTCTCCTCAACAAATCATCTATCAACTTTGAATTGGCCTAGTTTCTCCTCAACAAATAAAGGCTTGGACCAATAAAATCTTACCTAATGGAGAGATAGTTGGAAAGGTGACAAAGCCCTATA
Coding sequences within it:
- the LOC122017398 gene encoding vacuolar protein sorting-associated protein 35B-like; translation: MNIFGVENRDTLTHKATGYSAKLLKKPDQCRAVYACSHLFWVDDQDGVKDGERVLLCLKRALRIANAAQQMANATRGSGDPVMLFIEILNKYLYFFEKGNPQITSSILQGLIELIKTETQSDTSSDPSADSFFASTLRYIEFQKQKGGATGEKYEPIKT
- the LOC122017397 gene encoding glycolipid transfer protein 1-like isoform X1; the encoded protein is MAGTVFTPSLEGMKHVKSENGIMLTKHFLDVCKLILPVLDNFGTALAIVKSDIGGNITRLETKYNSDPSKFEHLYSMVQVEVDSKTAKGSSSCTNGLLWLTRAMDFLVELFQNLLDHPNWTMTQVCDDSYTKTLKKWHGWLASSSFSIAIKLAPDRKKFIELIGGSGNLNADMDHFCKTFAPLLAENHSFLCRLRQYEGFLIATAKFALCHTLPSFCRLFCFGFSTIKIMKETVKLYMASVAILSLL
- the LOC122017397 gene encoding glycolipid transfer protein 1-like isoform X2, with translation MAGTVFTPSLEGMKHVKSENGIMLTKHFLDVCKLILPVLDNFGTALAIVKSDIGGNITRLETKYNSDPSKFEHLYSMVQVEVDSKTAKGSSSCTNGLLWLTRAMDFLVELFQNLLDHPNWTMTQVCDDSYTKTLKKWHGWLASSSFSIAIKLAPDRKKFIELIGGSGNLNADMDHFCKTFAPLLAENHSFLASVGFDNMKAS